The following proteins are encoded in a genomic region of Natrinema sp. DC36:
- the nhaC gene encoding Na+/H+ antiporter NhaC, which produces MTFDFTPTTIDDLDPDRRPSAGLALVPVLAIVVFLGIGSALLGLAPHVPLLWSIVFVGAFGRYLGYQWDDLSEGISNGLLMGLQALLILFTIYALIATWVDAGTIPAMMYYGLELLTPTVFLPVTAILAAVVAFSIGSSWTTVGTLGVAFVGIGAGLGVSGPMTVGAVISGAYAGDKQSPLSDTTNLAAGVTNTPLYDHIRRMRTGTAVAFGLAVLGFAALGLRAGGEIPAGRVAEIQTALAGTYDLSVLVFLPLVVTFGLALYGYPALPTLVAGVFAGVFTSILVQGTGFVAAWEVFMGGTEPQTGAALVNELLVTGGLTGSAWTITVVVAALSLGGLLEHIGVLAVLANRLSQGVRSSGGLIAGTGASAILVNALTAQQYMSIVLPGLTLRNLYEEFGLDSEELSRAVEAAGTPTGALIPWHAGGVFMASATGVPTLEYAPFYLFGFLSPLVLFMMALTGRGIPTTDRTTQAQTAD; this is translated from the coding sequence ATGACCTTCGACTTTACACCGACGACGATCGACGATCTCGACCCCGACCGACGACCGTCGGCCGGCCTCGCACTCGTCCCGGTACTCGCGATCGTCGTCTTTCTCGGCATCGGATCGGCCCTGCTCGGACTGGCTCCCCACGTTCCGTTGCTCTGGAGTATCGTCTTCGTCGGCGCGTTCGGTCGCTATCTTGGCTACCAGTGGGACGACCTCTCAGAGGGGATCTCTAACGGCCTCCTGATGGGGCTACAGGCGCTGTTGATCCTCTTTACGATCTACGCCTTGATCGCTACCTGGGTCGACGCCGGAACGATTCCGGCGATGATGTACTACGGCCTCGAGTTGCTGACCCCGACGGTGTTCCTGCCCGTCACAGCGATTCTGGCAGCTGTCGTGGCGTTCTCCATCGGGTCCTCGTGGACGACGGTCGGGACGCTGGGGGTCGCGTTCGTCGGAATCGGGGCCGGACTCGGCGTCTCCGGACCGATGACCGTCGGTGCGGTCATCTCCGGGGCGTACGCGGGTGACAAGCAGTCGCCCCTCTCCGATACGACCAACCTCGCGGCCGGCGTGACGAACACGCCGCTGTACGACCACATCCGCCGCATGCGAACGGGAACGGCCGTCGCGTTCGGCCTTGCAGTACTGGGATTCGCCGCACTCGGCCTTCGGGCGGGCGGCGAGATTCCGGCCGGTCGCGTCGCCGAAATTCAGACCGCGCTCGCGGGGACGTACGATCTCTCCGTGCTCGTCTTCCTGCCGCTCGTGGTCACCTTCGGCCTCGCCCTCTACGGCTACCCCGCGCTTCCGACGCTCGTGGCCGGCGTCTTCGCCGGCGTCTTCACCTCGATTCTGGTTCAGGGTACCGGCTTCGTCGCCGCCTGGGAGGTGTTCATGGGTGGCACCGAACCCCAGACCGGGGCGGCCCTCGTGAACGAACTCCTCGTGACCGGCGGTCTCACCGGCTCCGCCTGGACGATCACGGTCGTCGTCGCCGCACTCTCACTCGGCGGCCTCCTCGAGCACATCGGCGTGCTGGCGGTGCTCGCGAACCGCCTCTCGCAGGGCGTGCGTAGTTCCGGCGGGCTGATCGCCGGCACCGGCGCGTCCGCGATCCTCGTCAACGCGCTCACCGCTCAGCAGTACATGAGCATCGTCTTGCCGGGGCTGACACTGCGCAACCTCTACGAGGAGTTCGGCCTCGACAGCGAGGAACTCTCCCGGGCCGTCGAGGCCGCTGGTACGCCCACCGGCGCGCTCATCCCGTGGCACGCCGGCGGCGTTTTCATGGCCTCGGCGACCGGCGTTCCCACGCTCGAGTACGCGCCGTTCTACCTGTTCGGGTTCCTCTCGCCGCTCGTCCTGTTCATGATGGCGCTGACCGGTCGCGGTATTCCGACGACCGACCGCACCACGCAGGCCCAGACCGCCGACTGA
- the nreA gene encoding DNA repair protein NreA — protein sequence MRLDDYIEDLEPDAEAERRRRAKEKSYAITDHLEDFERKFDDALSGDTLVGSTSPSIFVGRSNYPDIPIGLLSPVGNEDDAEEYVTDGDWYQQGYAIDDVLQRRTGLLNSSKRANVDSPSIASRMTPNVDDVWDGFVGVQREVAIADRPVDLEIGLDDKPDLGLDTGTDVATPRGPRANARNAELRENPYVPRPVKKTLEDDDWQAEGAMTYLYRRGFDVYDINSILSAGALGQTKQRRLVPTRWSITAVDDTVGKYLRGRIRNAPSIDEVQVWANEYVGNRYWVVLAPGNWEFELVEMKAPGSIWNPDPGDNIWLASASEGYEGRSSYVEETAGAYYAARLGVLEYLESIGRQAKCLVLREVSDDYWAPVGVWQVRESVRNAFEGQYGEAETFHEAVSEVATRLPVSYARLRRKSELAAGLQSNLSAFSSVD from the coding sequence ATGCGCCTCGACGACTACATCGAGGATCTCGAGCCCGACGCGGAAGCCGAGCGCCGCCGCCGCGCCAAGGAGAAGTCCTACGCGATCACGGATCACCTCGAGGACTTCGAGCGGAAGTTCGACGACGCTCTGAGCGGCGACACTCTCGTCGGCTCGACCTCGCCGTCGATTTTCGTCGGGCGATCGAACTATCCCGATATCCCCATCGGGTTGCTATCGCCGGTCGGTAACGAAGACGACGCCGAGGAGTACGTCACCGACGGTGACTGGTACCAACAGGGGTACGCCATCGACGACGTGCTCCAACGACGGACCGGACTCCTGAACTCGAGCAAGCGCGCGAACGTCGACTCGCCGTCCATCGCGAGCCGGATGACGCCGAACGTGGACGACGTCTGGGACGGCTTCGTCGGCGTGCAACGCGAGGTCGCGATCGCCGACCGGCCGGTCGACCTCGAGATCGGATTGGACGACAAACCGGATCTCGGACTGGATACGGGAACGGACGTGGCGACGCCGCGGGGCCCCCGCGCCAACGCCCGAAACGCGGAACTGCGGGAGAACCCCTACGTGCCCCGACCGGTCAAGAAGACGCTCGAGGACGACGACTGGCAGGCCGAGGGGGCGATGACCTACCTCTACCGGCGCGGCTTCGACGTCTACGATATCAACTCGATCCTCTCTGCGGGCGCGCTCGGCCAAACGAAACAGCGCCGATTGGTCCCAACGCGGTGGTCGATCACGGCCGTCGACGACACCGTCGGAAAGTACCTGCGCGGTCGGATCCGAAACGCGCCCAGCATCGACGAGGTACAGGTCTGGGCCAACGAGTACGTTGGCAACCGCTACTGGGTCGTGCTCGCTCCGGGCAACTGGGAGTTCGAACTCGTCGAGATGAAGGCCCCGGGGAGCATCTGGAATCCCGATCCCGGCGACAACATCTGGCTCGCCAGCGCCAGCGAGGGCTACGAGGGGCGCTCGAGCTACGTCGAGGAGACCGCGGGTGCCTATTACGCCGCCCGACTGGGCGTTCTCGAGTACCTCGAGTCGATCGGCCGGCAGGCGAAGTGTCTCGTTCTCCGCGAGGTGTCCGACGACTACTGGGCACCGGTCGGCGTCTGGCAGGTCCGCGAGAGCGTCCGCAACGCCTTCGAGGGGCAGTACGGCGAGGCCGAGACCTTCCACGAGGCCGTTTCGGAGGTCGCCACCCGGTTGCCGGTTTCCTACGCGCGATTGCGTCGCAAGTCCGAACTCGCGGCCGGGTTACAGTCGAATCTGAGCGCCTTCTCGAGCGTGGACTGA
- a CDS encoding HVO_2753 family zinc finger protein: protein MSTTDERETRSCVSCGLNIAGTNAAAFKCPDCGQQIYRCAKCRKQSNLYECPDCGFTGP, encoded by the coding sequence ATGAGTACGACCGACGAGAGAGAGACGCGTTCCTGTGTCTCCTGCGGACTCAATATCGCAGGCACGAACGCGGCCGCGTTCAAGTGTCCCGACTGCGGCCAGCAGATCTACCGCTGTGCCAAGTGTCGCAAGCAGAGCAACCTCTACGAGTGCCCCGATTGCGGATTCACCGGTCCATAA
- a CDS encoding elongation factor 1-beta gives MGKVAAKIKVMPDSPENDLDALQERLESALPEGAKINGVEREEVAFGLVALYPTVIVPDGAGGTETVEENFSEVDGVESVGVENVGRI, from the coding sequence ATGGGAAAAGTCGCTGCCAAAATCAAGGTCATGCCGGACAGCCCCGAAAACGATCTCGACGCGCTCCAGGAGCGCCTCGAGAGCGCCCTCCCCGAGGGCGCGAAGATCAACGGCGTCGAGCGCGAGGAAGTCGCGTTCGGTCTCGTCGCTCTCTACCCGACCGTGATCGTCCCGGACGGTGCGGGCGGGACGGAAACCGTCGAGGAGAACTTCAGCGAGGTCGACGGCGTCGAAAGCGTCGGCGTCGAGAACGTCGGTCGGATATAA